In Phyllopteryx taeniolatus isolate TA_2022b chromosome 1, UOR_Ptae_1.2, whole genome shotgun sequence, the following proteins share a genomic window:
- the LOC133481123 gene encoding oxysterol-binding protein-related protein 2-like, with amino-acid sequence MSNEDEFYDAVTGLDSDESYEGVSESSYKDALVFDSTRNNGSKPQENGVKKHRTSLPAPMFSRNTVSVWSILKKCIGMELSKITMPVIFNEPLSFLQRITEYMEHTYLINRASSLSESIERMQAVAAFAVSAVASQWERTGKPFNPLLGETYELTREEQGFRLIAEQVSHHPPVSAFHAESLAGDFVFHGSIYPKLKFWGKSVEAEPKGTITLELPKHNEVYTWSNPHCCVHNIILGKLWIEQYGTVEIVNHSTGDKCVLNFKPCGMFGKELHRVEGYVQDKSKKKLCVIYGKWTECMWSIDPQSYEAFKKAEKKGDNKKHKHEEPVGSENDDADDMPEVQETVAVIPGSTLLWRIDPRPAHSAQMYNFTNFAMSLNELEPGMEAMLAPTDCRFRPDIRAMENGKMEEASQDKERLEEKQRAARKLRAKHEEEWSTRWFQMGTNPCTGSQDWNYSGGYFSRNYQDLPDIY; translated from the exons ATGAGCAATGAGGATGAGTTCTATGACGCCGTTACAG GCCTGGATTCAGATGAGTCATATGAAGGGGTGTCAGAGTCCAGTTACAAAGATGCTCTGGTGTTTGATAGCACCAGGAACAATGGATCGAAGCCACAGGAGAACGGTGTCAAGAAACACAG GACATCATTACCTGCACCCATGTTTTCCAGAAACACTGTTAGTGTCTGGAGTATCCTTAAGAAATGCATTGGAATG GAACTCTCCAAGATCACAATGCCTGTCATCTTCAACGAGCCCCTCAGCTTCCTGCAGAGAATCACAGAATACATGGAACACACTTACCTCATCAACAGAGCCTCCTCGCTGTCTGAATCCATAGAACGCATGCAG GCCGTGGCTGCGTTTGCTGTGTCAGCAGTTGCGTCTCAGTGGGAACGaactggaaaacccttcaaccctCTTCTTGGGGAGACTTATGAACTCACCAG AGAGGAGCAGGGCTTCCGGCTGATAGCAGAGCAGGTATCCCATCATCCCCCAGTGAGTGCCTTCCACGCTGAAAGCCTGGCAGGAGACTTTGTCTTCCATGGCTCCATATACCCCAAACTAAAATTTTGGGGGAAGAGTGTTGAGGCAGAGCCCAAAGGGACCATCACTCTCGAGCTACCTAA GCACAATGAGGTATACACATGGAGTAACCCTCACTGCTGTGTGCACAACATCATCCTGGGGAAGCTATGGATAGAGCAGTATGGCACAGTGGAAATAGTCAACCACAG CACTGGAGACAAGTGTGTGTTGAATTTTAAGCCTTGTGGGATGTTTGGCAAAGAGCTGCACAGGGTGGAGGGATACGTCCAGGATAAGAG TAAAAAGAAGCTTTGTGTCATCTATGGGAAGTGGACGGAGTGCATGTGGAGTATTGACCCTCAGTCCTACGAGGCCTTCAAAAAAGCGGAAAAGAAAGGAGACAACAAGAAGCACAAACAT gAGGAGCCAGTGGGATCGGAGAATGATGATGCCGATGACATGCCAGAGGTCCAAGAGACAGTGGCGGTCATACCAGGAAGTACACTGCTCTGGAGGATAGATCCTAGACCTGCTCACTCTGCTCAG ATGTACAACTTCACCAACTTTGCGATGTCTCTCAATGAGCTGGAGCCAGGCATGGAGGCCATGTTGGCCCCGACGGACTGTCGCTTCAGACCTGACATCAGAGCCATGGAGAACGGCAAAATGG AAGAAGCCAGTCAGGACAAGGAGAGGCTGGAAGAGAAACAGCGAGCTGCCAGAAAGTTGAGAGCCAAGCATGAGGAGGAGTGGTCTACAAG gtggttCCAAATGGGCACCAACCCGTGCACCGGCTCCCAAGACTGGAACTACTCGGGTGGCTACTTCAGTAGGAACTACCAAGACCTGCCTGATATCTACTGA